A stretch of DNA from Melioribacteraceae bacterium 4301-Me:
CTTGCAGTATTTACTGCGTTAGTTACTTTGCTAATGGCTTTGCTTTCTATCTGGGCTGATCTTGGCCATATGGAAAGAGCCTGGCATGTAATGGTATTTCCCAATTTCAAATCACCTATGGCCTGGATGATTTATCTTTATTCAATTTATATGTTATTGCTCATAGCAGAAATTTATTTTCTGCTTAGATATGATTTAGTTAAAGAAGCAAATGATGAAACAATCAGAGGAAAACTTTATAGGATTCTATCGTTAGGCTCAAAAGATTTAAGCGAACAATCAAAAACTCGTGATAAAAAAATTGTTAAAATTTTGGCAACCATCGGAATTCCTATTGCCATTTTATTTCACGGAGGTGTAGGTGCATTGTTTGGAGTAGTTGCTGCTCGACCGCATTGGCATAGCGGTTTATTCCCTATATTATTTTTGCTGTCGGCTTTGGTAAGTGGAGGTGCTCTTCTCACATTAATTTCTTCAGTTTTTCAAGAAGGATGGTTCAAAAATAAGGACGTTGTTGTCGAACTCGGTAAAATGGTTTTAGCACTGCTTCTTCTTGATGTCTTATTTCAATTTTCAGAATTTCTTGTTGCATATCGTGGTGGAATTCCAAGCCACATCGCTGGTTATGAATTGGTAATTTCCGGTCCTTACGCCTGGGTATTTTGGGGATGGCAAGGATTTGTGGGGACAGTAATTCCAATTTTTCTTTTGATTTTACCGACTCGAAAATCTCCACGCTGGGTTGCTCTTGCTGGTTTATTGATTGCAGCGGGAATTTTTGGTTTACGCCTCAACATTGTTATTCCCGGTCTTGCAGTGGAAGAAATTCATGGCTTAACTTCAGCTATTTATTCACATCGAGTTGATCCAAATTACTTCCCAAGTATTCCAGAATGGACACTAACATTTGGAATTATTGGATTTGGAATGATACTCTTTGGCTTTGGCGAATTTTTTCTTCCTAAACATGAAGAGAAAGAATCTGCAATCGTTTCTCAATCTAAAATTTAATGGAGTGAAAAATGCCATATATATTTGATGAAAAAGTAGGCAGAAGAAAATTTATAAAAACTGTTACCACAACTGCGGCTGGTGCAAGTTTAATTAGCACATCTGGTTGTGCTACATTCGGTTCTAAAGAAAGGGAACTTTTCGTAAATGAATCTGGAATGAAAAAGTGGGGCAGAGAAGCCGGCGAATGGATTCCTTCCTGCTGTAATATGTGCGGTGGTCAGTCGGGAATTCTTGTACATGTTGTCAATGGTGTTGTTGAAAAAATTGAGCCTAACAACTGGAATCCAAACAATTATTCCAATGTATCGGATGATTTCTTTGATGGTTACACTGAAGAATATGGCACAAAAGAAGGTGGTTGTATATGTCCCAAAGGCAATGCCGGAATTATGGCTCTTTATGATCCGGATAGAATTAAAAAACCACTTAAGAGAAAAAATCCAGATAGAGGTTTGAATGTTGATCCTCAATGGGAAGAAATTAGCTGGGACCAAGCATTAACAGAAATTTCTGCTAAGCTGAAAAAACTAAGGAACAATAATGAAGCACATAAACTTTTGTGGATGAGTGAGGACCATTCATTCACACACATTCAAGCAGATTTTTGCAAATTGTTTGGGACCCCAAATTACTATATGCATTCCAACCTATGTGATGTTGCGCGCAAAGCCTCATTTAAAACAGTTGTTGGAGATGAAAGACCGTTGGCTGATTTCATACATTCAAAATACATTTTACTTTTTGGCTGGAATCCTACAAGTGCAATTAAGTGGGTTTACTTACCTCGAATTCTTACAAGAGCGGTTGAACGAGGCGCTCGTTTAGTTGTTGTTGATCCATACTTATCCGATACTGCTGCAAAGGGTCACGATTGGCTTGCTATTCGTCCTGGCACCGATGGTGCACTTGCATTAGCTCTGGCTCATTGCATCATTCGTGATGGCTTGTATGACAAAGATTTTGTTGAGAACTGGACTGTTGGCTTTGATAAATATTCTGAATATGTAAAAGACAAAACCCCTGAGTGGGCAGAGAAAATAACAAGCATTCCTGCAAATAAAATTGAAGAAGTTGCTCACGATCTTGCAACTATAAAACCTGCAGTAATTGATTCGTGGAGTGGTCCTGGTCAACATACAAATGGTGTGCAAGGCGGAAGAGCAATTGCTGCTCTTGCTGCATTGATTGGCGGTTATGATAAACCTGGTACTTTATTACTTCCTAATACTGGTGGAAATAAACATGTTGAAATTGAACCAAATGAATTTGCTGAAAAGACCTTAAAGATGCCTCGTTTTGATGAGCTAAATAAATATCCGCTTGGACATAAATCTGGTGTTTACACTCAAATGTTCAATAATATTATTGAAGGTAATGGTCCTTATGATGCAAAGATATTGTTCTGTGTTTTTCAAAATCCTGTGATGAGCATTCCCGGTGGGACAAGAACAGTTGTAGAGGCATTTAAAAAATTAGAAA
This window harbors:
- the nrfD gene encoding NrfD/PsrC family molybdoenzyme membrane anchor subunit — protein: MNFIRELLSNENKISENLKKIFWTVGTALFVIGVYGWYIRFVDGHLKANYGSIVTWGLWVAAYIYFIGLSAGSFLVSSLVYVFNFKKFERIGRLAVFTALVTLLMALLSIWADLGHMERAWHVMVFPNFKSPMAWMIYLYSIYMLLLIAEIYFLLRYDLVKEANDETIRGKLYRILSLGSKDLSEQSKTRDKKIVKILATIGIPIAILFHGGVGALFGVVAARPHWHSGLFPILFLLSALVSGGALLTLISSVFQEGWFKNKDVVVELGKMVLALLLLDVLFQFSEFLVAYRGGIPSHIAGYELVISGPYAWVFWGWQGFVGTVIPIFLLILPTRKSPRWVALAGLLIAAGIFGLRLNIVIPGLAVEEIHGLTSAIYSHRVDPNYFPSIPEWTLTFGIIGFGMILFGFGEFFLPKHEEKESAIVSQSKI
- a CDS encoding molybdopterin-dependent oxidoreductase — translated: MPYIFDEKVGRRKFIKTVTTTAAGASLISTSGCATFGSKERELFVNESGMKKWGREAGEWIPSCCNMCGGQSGILVHVVNGVVEKIEPNNWNPNNYSNVSDDFFDGYTEEYGTKEGGCICPKGNAGIMALYDPDRIKKPLKRKNPDRGLNVDPQWEEISWDQALTEISAKLKKLRNNNEAHKLLWMSEDHSFTHIQADFCKLFGTPNYYMHSNLCDVARKASFKTVVGDERPLADFIHSKYILLFGWNPTSAIKWVYLPRILTRAVERGARLVVVDPYLSDTAAKGHDWLAIRPGTDGALALALAHCIIRDGLYDKDFVENWTVGFDKYSEYVKDKTPEWAEKITSIPANKIEEVAHDLATIKPAVIDSWSGPGQHTNGVQGGRAIAALAALIGGYDKPGTLLLPNTGGNKHVEIEPNEFAEKTLKMPRFDELNKYPLGHKSGVYTQMFNNIIEGNGPYDAKILFCVFQNPVMSIPGGTRTVVEAFKKLEMSVVIDTMMSETAMLADYVLPGTVYLERYDLNTHWVTWPAMGLRQPVVRPLFNQLAEYETITALGRRLGLTTKDGKKFFEIGPASGEKVEDLTKWYEDYLTKELLEGKPKITLQQLKELPGAVWFDKKGTEYEKYAKELPPEKLKDAYYDGAAIYDKPKDKGGKRIGTIINGKKVRGFFTKSGKVEFVSEWLTELKDANGNPINPLPEYKPRDWQPDENYPLYLINWKEASHTHTRTQNNAWLLEIKGYNPIIMNPATAAKYGIEDGDEIWLESPYGKVKGKVKLTKRIHPEVIGAQHGFGHVALGRSAKGRGTNTGILNITKSDPLSGMAVHKEICVKVYKA